DNA from Nitrospira sp.:
GGGACGATCGGGACGCCCGCCTGTTTGGCGATCTCCCGCGCCTTGACCTTGCTGCCCATGAGGAGAATGGCCTGCGGAGAGGGGCCGATGAACGTAATACCGGACGCCTCGCAGAGCTGGGCGAATTTGGCGTTTTCCGAGAGGAACCCGTACCCGGGATGGATCGCATCGGCGCCGATGCGTTTGGCGATCTCCACGATCTGCTTCATGTCGAGGAAACCTTTGACGGGTCCGGGGCCTACGAGGTAGGACTCGTCGGCCTTCTTGACGTAGATGCCGGAGGAATCCGCATCGGAATAGATCGCCGCGGTCGCGATGTTGAGTTCGCGACAACCGCGAATGATGCGCATGGCGATTTCGCCACGATTGGCAACGAGGATCTTCCGGAACATGACGGGATCGAGCGAGGGGCGGAGCCGTAGCTCACCTCTGGGTCGCCTCCAAAAAAGATGGCGTAACCTAGCATAGGGCCAAGAGAGTTGTCGAGACGAACAGGGGTGAGGGAGGGACTCTGTGGAGAGAGGCTGCTCAGGCAGGGGACGAGGCGCCCCCTGCCGCGAAAAGGAATTACTTGGCCTTGATGAGCACCGGCTTAGACTGGGCGCTGCCCCCGCCGGCCACGACGATGATGAAGGACATGCCGGCCTTCGCTTCCGGCACGACGGCTTCGATCGTGGTGTCGTTCAGAAACTGATAGTCGACCTTTTCCTTGGAGGCGGCACTGAACGTCACGCCGTGGAAACATTCCTTGCTGCCGAAGTTTTCCCCCTTGATTGTGACCTTCTCACCAGGCTTCGCTTCATCCGGTTCGACCTTGGCGATGGAGGGGCGTTTCGAGCGGTCGCAGACCGGGTCTTTCTCGACTTTGCCGGCATCGAATCCCTTGATGGATTCCGTGTCGAACAGGCTGAATCCGGCGCCTTCGACCATCGATCCTTCCTGAGCGTGACCCTTGTGGACGGCGGTGAACGTGATGCCGATGGTGAGCGCGGTAGCGAGAAGGGTGGTGACAAGAGTGCGCATGAAAACCTCCTTCATGGAGATGATGGCTTGGTGAGCGGCGTATAAAACTCACTGATGATTTTTTGTCCGGCATCAGATAGGGCGAATTGTTCGAACGCCTCGACCAGCTGGTTCGGCTCATGGTTCGAGAGCAGTAAGACCGGGCGGCGGAGGGGATAGCGGCCGTCCTTGACGGTGGGAGTTTCCGGTTCCGCCTTGTCGACGGGCAAGAGGCGCACGGGAACCCCCGAGGCGACGGCTTCCAGCGCCTGGCCGAGGGAGAGATAGCCGACAGCCGACAGCGGCGGGAGGGTGCCGGCTATCGTCTTGATGACTTTGTCGTCCTTGGCGATGACTTTGGTGCCCTCGGGAATCTTGCCCACGATGCCGACCTGTTGTTCGAAGACATCGCGATTGTTTTGATTGCGGGGCCGATCGATCAAGAGGACTTTCGTGTCCGGCCCACCCAAGTCGGCCCATATCTTGAACTTTCCAGAAAACAGTTCGCCGACCTCTTGTTTGGTGACTTCCTTCGTGAAGTTTGATCGGTGCACCATGATGGCGATCCCATCCCAGGCGATTTGGAGGGAGCGTAGGTCTGCTTCCGCAGTTCCGGTGACGGCGATCTGCGCCTGCTTCGCCTTGACCATTTCCACCGGTTTGGAATTGTCATCCCAGACGATGTCAAGGTAGGCGCGGGGGTTGGCCTTTTCGAACGCCCGGGCCAACGATTCCATCATTCGTTGTTCAGGACCGTGACCGGCAATGACCATCGACCCGGCCACTTCGGCCGAAGCGGGCATGCCCATGAGGAAGAGGAGACCGGCGAAGACAAGTCCACTGATACGGTTGTGCATGCTGAACGATTCTCCCTCGGTCCAGCGCTGGCATTGTTCCCATGCCGTCGGGCGCTGGAGGGTTAGTGGAGTGGGTCCCCGGCCCTCACGAATTGTTGCTTGGTCAGGAACCGTTGCCCTGGGTGGGGGGGGAGGATACGGCACCGGACATCATCTCCGGCGTGACATCCACCCGTTTACCCATGGCAGGAGGAAGCTTGGAGAACCTATCCATGCGTTCGTTCAGCATGTTATAGGCCTTCATTTCCTCGAAGCCCGGTTTGTGTGTTCCCTTTACTTTTGAGGCAAATGCCGAAAGCATCCTGGTGGCACCGAGGCCGTTGCATTGGGGGCACACGGTATCCTCCGGTCGCGCATGCATGGACTGAGTTGCCTCGAACTGGTGCGTGCATCGTTCGCAACGGTATTCATACACCGGCATAACTGACTCCTTGTATAAAGCCTCTTGGCCGAGTGCGGGATGTTCGGGCGGAACACTCGATTCCATTATCGGAAACGCTTGACCCTGTGCAGCCCTTTGCACTATTGTACCGAAAATTCGTGTCGAAACGCGAGCTACAATTGGAGGGTCGGCTCACATGCCCCTGTTAATTCGGAAGTACAAAGGCTCCAGCGGCGTCATGCAAGAAGAACGGATCGACGATCCGGACCGGATCGAGCGCTACATGCGTCTCTTCGATAAGGATGACCTCAAGAAGCTGGAAACCGGCGCCAAGACCGTGATCGAGAAGGATGAGTGGCAGCTCCTGCCGTAGAGCACCCTCCTGGTTTGATCTCACAACGTCAGGTAGATCGTGGCGACCGAGCGGCGGGACAGAGGCCCTTTCCGTGCATTGCCCCCATGCCGTTTTGCATGGTAGGGTGGTCGCAACGGCAGCGACGGAGGAGTCGGGCGGATATCATGACCTATTGGCTTCATATTGCGCGGGCGATCGATCGGGTGACGCTCCATCGCGACCGTTGCGCGGAAGTGCCCTCCATTGTCTCAAGCAGCGATTTTTGGGAGGGGGGATGGTTCGATTATCCCGACAAGGAACGCGCCTTGGCCGCCATGGAACAGGCCGGCACCAGCGACCAACGCAAATGTGCGCTGTGCAAACCATAACCGAGCCCGGTTTGGAGTTCTGAGTTTGGAATTCTGAGTTTAGAGTTCGAGTCTGGTCAATTTCTTCAATGCGTCGGACTCAACACTTATAACTCAGAACTCATAACTTACCTGACCATGCCTCAACTCGCGCTGTTCCTCACAACCGTGGTGTGGGGGGCAACGTTTCCCGCGACGAAAGCGGCGCTCGAGCAAATCCCTCCGCTGTCGTTTCTCTTCCTACGGTTTCTCCTTGGCATGGTGGTGGTGTTTGGCGTTCTGCTGCTCGGCCGCCGGCGGCTGGCGCAAGATTCCCTGACGTTGCGGATCAGTCTGATCGCGACGGGTTGGTTGTTCCTCGGCTATGTGTTGCAGACGGTAGGGCTCAGGTTTACGTCGGCGTCGAATTCGGCGTTCATCACGGTGTTGTACGTCGTGTTCGTGCCGCTGTATTTGCGCCGGCTGGGCTTGCATACCTGGATCTCCAACGGAATCGCGCTGGCCGGACTCTGGGTGCTGGTCCGGCCGACTGCTTCGGCGAATCTCGGGGATCTGATGACGTTGGGCAGTGCGGCGGCCTTTGCCGCCCATATCGCCTGCCTTGAACGCTATACCAGGATGGTCGATCCGGTGTCCCTGTTCGCATGGCAACTGTTATTCATGGCATTGGCCATGCTGGGCACGATGTGGTGGGAGGCTCCCGCTCTGTCGGCGTTTGAACCGACTCGCGTGCTGGTGGTGGGATTGGTCGTTACCGGTGTCCTGGCCACCGGGGCCTTTGCGGTGCAGATGTGGGCGCAGCGTCTCCTGCCGGCGCAACAAGTAGCGCTGTTGTTTGCGGCAGAACCGGCCGTCGCGGCCTGGCTGGCCTGGTACTTCCTGGGTGAAACGTTGGATGCGCAGGGCTGGTTCGGCAGCGCCATGATTTTGGGCGGCGTCTTGCTCGGGTCCTGGACGACGGGCGAATCGGCGCCACGTCCGGAGTCTGCGCCGGCGCGTTCAAAAGGAGGATGAGGTGGCGCAGAAATTCGGCAACGGCCGTTGGGTGCAGGGTGGGTTTCTCGATAACCGGCAGGAGGGCACGGTCGTCGGGCGGATGACGTTCGCCGTGTTGGGAACGGTGGACTTTTACCTGGCCGGCAATTGTCGTGGGGAAATAGCCGGTAAGGTGATTCGATTCAGGAACAGCCGGTTTGTCGATGAGGACCTCGCCGGCCATGTGTTGGGTGAGATGGAAATTCCCCAGATCGGCGACGCGAGTCTCATCTCTTTCGATCCGCATCCCCACTTGGTGCCGCATCCCTACATTGAGTGGTTTTCGATGCGAAAAAATCATTACCGCATTGAGCTGGCGCCGGAAGATGCCTGGATTGCGACTGAAGCGGAGCTGGCGGAGATCGACCCGATCAGTCGAGAGATCCGTGAGCGGCTGGCGCCCCGTTACGGTCGCCAACCTTCGTCTGATGCTGGATCGGAGTGGGTGTAGGTCGGCTCGAAAGGCGGGCGTCTGGCGGCCCGCCTTCATCCTCAAATTAGGCGAGTTTGTTCTTGCCCTCCCGCACGTGCGAAGGCACCTCTCGAATATCCCAAACCAATCCCACCGCCTGCATCGCCCTCAGGATGTAATAGGTAATATCGATTTCCCACCAGTAGAAGCCCTGGCGGGTCGAGGCAGCGTAGTAATGGTGGTTGTTGTGCCATCCTTCGCCCAAGGTGATCATGGCGAGGAAAAAATTGTTCTTGCTGTCGTCGCCGGTCTTGTAGCGCTGGGACCCGTAGACGTGTGAGAGCGAGTTGATGGTGCAGGTGCCGTGGAGCAACGCGACGGTGGAGACGAAGAACCCCCAAATCAGCATTTGCGGGCCGTTGGTGCCGAGGCCCGGCGCATAGGTTTCCAGCAACTTCCCCAGGCCGAACATGCCGAATCCACAGAGCGTCGGGACGAGGGTATCGAATCGATCCAGGAACCGCAACTCGGGAAACTTGGCGAAATCGCCGATGCTCTTCAGGCGCGGCGGAAAAAATTTATCGGATGTGATCCAGCCGATGTGGGACCAGAGAAATCCGTCTTGGCGCACCGAGTGCACGTCTTCCGGCTTGTCGGAATAGATATGATGGTGGCGGTGGTGTCCGGCCCACCAGAGCGGACCGCGTTGTGCGCAGGAAGCCCCGAGGAGGGCGAAGGCAAACTGACAGGCCCGCGAAGTCTTGAACGTGCGGTGCGAGAAATAGCGATGGTACCATCCGGTGATGGCGAACATACGCACGAAATAGAACGCGGCCGCAACGCCGACGGCCGTCCAACTCCAGCCGACGATGAACACGCCCAGGCAGATCAAGTGCACGGTGATGAGGGGAATGGCCCGCAGCCAATCGACGGTCTTAGGGCCGTCGGTCCGCATGTGCTCAAGGCCGGCCCAGGAGTCGAACCAACGGAGGACTGAGAGCCAGGCTGCGCCACTCTTGGGCGGTTCTTCGACTTTAGATAGCTCACCGGTCTCTGGTAGGGTGAGCGGATGCAGGTCACTACTCATGCCACCTCCACATTACATTGGGTGGGAATCGACGAGGGGTCAACAGGGGGTTGCGCCGTGGTCCCACTGACGTTGCCTAATCATCGCGGCGCTTATGATCGAGACAGCTAAGGTAGGCCGCTGGATGCTTTGGATTGTGCCGCTGGCTGATCGAAGTGACTCAGGTTGGACGACACGTGAGTCAATTATACACACAACGAGGAGCAAATGTCGTGAGATTTTTTCAGATTGTCGAAGAACGTTTCTTACAAGCGATGGATCATATGACGGTTTGACTCCATTCGGACCGCCCCTCTACAATGCCCCCACCATGAATGATCGATTTCTCAAAGCCTGCCGGCGCGAACCGGTGGATTGCACGCCGGTCTGGTTCATGCGTCAGGCCGGCCGCTATATGGTCGAGTATCGCCGATTGCGGGAGAAGCATTCGATCCTGGAGCTGTGCAAGACGCCGGAGTTGGCGGCCCAGGTCACGATGCAGCCGATCGACCGGTTCGCGCTCGATGCCGCCATCATTTTCGCTGATATTCTCCTCCCCCTGGAGCCGATGGGGCTCTCGTTGGAGTTTGCCGAGGGCGAAGGGCCAGTCATCCACAATCCCGTGCGGGATGGGGCTGCAGTGGAGCGGCTCAAGGTGATCGACGGCGGCGAACTCCAATACGTGATGGATGCGATCAACCTGACCCGCACGAAGCTGGCGGGTCGCGTGCCGTTGATCGGGTTTGCGGGAGCGCCTTTTACGTTGGCCAGTTATGCCATCGAAGGGGGCAGCTCCCGAAACTACGTGCGCACGAAACAGATGATGTATGGGGAGCCGCAAGCCTGGCACCGGTTGATGGACAAGTTTGCCCGGGTGATCACCGGCTACCTCCGCCGGCAGATCAAGGCCGGCGCCCAGGCCGTGCAGCTTTTTGATAGTTGGGTCGGTTGCTTGTCCGCCGGAGACTATGCTGAATATGTCATGCCGCACGTGCAGCTCATCTTCGAAGGATTGAAACACGAAGGGGTTCCCCTCATTCATTTCGGCACCGGCACGACGGCGATTCTGAAGGCGATGCGCCGCGCGGGCGGTGATGTGATCGGGCTCGATTGGCGGATCCCTCTCGACGAAGCCTGGGACCTGGTGGGCCATGATCGCGCCGTGCAGGGGAATCTCGATCCGGTCGCGCTCTTCGGTCCAATCCCTGAAATCGAGCGGCGGGTGACGGACATTCTCCGGCGAGCTGCAGGACGCCCGGGGCATATCTTCAACCTGGGGCACGGAATCCTTCCCAATACCCCCGTGGAGCATGTGGCAGCCGCGATCGACCTGGTGCATAAGCTCAGTACAAAGTAAAAAGGCGAAGGGAAAAACCAGCTCCGCATTTTTTCCTTTTCCCTTTTGATGTGGATTTCCATATGCCTGTTCCCCAACGACCGGTCGCCGTGCTGCTGATGGCCATGGGCGGGCCGGACCGTCTGGAGAATGTGGAGGCCTATCTCAAGGATGTGCGGGGGGGACGACCGACCGCGCCGGAGCTGGTGGAGGAAATTCGCGAGCGGTATCGCGTGACCGGTGGGAAATCTCCCGTGCTCGGCATCATGCGCGAGGTGGCACGAGCGTTGGAAGAGCGGTTGAACGGAGCGGAGGGAGAGCGATATCGATGTTATGTGGGGTTGCGGCATTGGCATCCCTTCATCAAGGAAACCTATGGCGAATTGCTCAGGGATGACCCGGAACGCATCATCGGACTGTGTATGGCACCGCAATATCCCTCGCTCAGCATCGGGGCCTATATGAAAAAGGTCGAGGAGGCGCGGGTGGAGTCGGCCAGCGAGGTTCCGATCAGTTTCGTGACGAGTTGGCACCGCCATCCATTGCTGATCGTCGGCATCGCCGACAACATTCGGCAGACCCTGCAAAAATTTCCGGCGGATGTTCGCCCGCATGTGCCGGTATTATTCACGGCCCACAGTCTGCCGGAGCGGGTGGTTGCCATGAAGGACCCCTACCCGGAGGAAGTCACAGGGACCGTTGAGGCGGTTTGTGAGCAGCTCGGCGCCCAGCCCACGCGGTTCGCCTATCAAAGCCAGGGGCGGTCAGACGAGAAGTGGCTTGGACCTTCGGTGGAAGAAACGTTGGCTGATCTGGCCCGAGAAGGCCATCGACATGTGCTGGTGGCGCCGATCGGCTTCATCTGCGACCATGTGGAAACCCTGTACGACATCGATATCGAGTTGAAGCAACAGGCCCATACGAAGGGCATGCAACTGGAACGTATTCCGATGTTGAACGCCTCGGCTCCGATGATCGACATCGTGACGTCGATCGTCGAGGCGCACGAATCCTCGCTGGTCCATTAGCGGCACAACCTGTGGCGCGCATTTCACGTTCAGTCGTCATCGTCGGCGGAGGCATTGCTGGCCTCTCCACGGCCTTTGCCCTGTTGGAGCAGGCGGCTGCGGCAGAGGTTGCGCTCACCTGCACCATCCTCGACGCCGCGCCGGTCTGGGGCGGCAAGATCCTGACGCATCGGGTCGGCCGGTTGGTGATGGAGGCGGGGCCCGACTCCTTCCTGTCGCAAAAACCCTGGGCGATGGATCTCTGTCGACGCCTGGGCATGGCCGATCAGCTCATCGACACCAACCAAGTGGAAAAAAAAGCGAGTGTGCTGTGGGGCGGCCGGCTGCATGAATTGCCGGAAGGGCTG
Protein-coding regions in this window:
- a CDS encoding Permease of the drug/metabolite transporter (DMT) superfamily; translation: MPQLALFLTTVVWGATFPATKAALEQIPPLSFLFLRFLLGMVVVFGVLLLGRRRLAQDSLTLRISLIATGWLFLGYVLQTVGLRFTSASNSAFITVLYVVFVPLYLRRLGLHTWISNGIALAGLWVLVRPTASANLGDLMTLGSAAAFAAHIACLERYTRMVDPVSLFAWQLLFMALAMLGTMWWEAPALSAFEPTRVLVVGLVVTGVLATGAFAVQMWAQRLLPAQQVALLFAAEPAVAAWLAWYFLGETLDAQGWFGSAMILGGVLLGSWTTGESAPRPESAPARSKGG
- a CDS encoding fatty acid desaturase, whose protein sequence is MRTDGPKTVDWLRAIPLITVHLICLGVFIVGWSWTAVGVAAAFYFVRMFAITGWYHRYFSHRTFKTSRACQFAFALLGASCAQRGPLWWAGHHRHHHIYSDKPEDVHSVRQDGFLWSHIGWITSDKFFPPRLKSIGDFAKFPELRFLDRFDTLVPTLCGFGMFGLGKLLETYAPGLGTNGPQMLIWGFFVSTVALLHGTCTINSLSHVYGSQRYKTGDDSKNNFFLAMITLGEGWHNNHHYYAASTRQGFYWWEIDITYYILRAMQAVGLVWDIREVPSHVREGKNKLA
- a CDS encoding Uroporphyrinogen III decarboxylase → MNDRFLKACRREPVDCTPVWFMRQAGRYMVEYRRLREKHSILELCKTPELAAQVTMQPIDRFALDAAIIFADILLPLEPMGLSLEFAEGEGPVIHNPVRDGAAVERLKVIDGGELQYVMDAINLTRTKLAGRVPLIGFAGAPFTLASYAIEGGSSRNYVRTKQMMYGEPQAWHRLMDKFARVITGYLRRQIKAGAQAVQLFDSWVGCLSAGDYAEYVMPHVQLIFEGLKHEGVPLIHFGTGTTAILKAMRRAGGDVIGLDWRIPLDEAWDLVGHDRAVQGNLDPVALFGPIPEIERRVTDILRRAAGRPGHIFNLGHGILPNTPVEHVAAAIDLVHKLSTK
- a CDS encoding Coproporphyrin ferrochelatase — encoded protein: MPVPQRPVAVLLMAMGGPDRLENVEAYLKDVRGGRPTAPELVEEIRERYRVTGGKSPVLGIMREVARALEERLNGAEGERYRCYVGLRHWHPFIKETYGELLRDDPERIIGLCMAPQYPSLSIGAYMKKVEEARVESASEVPISFVTSWHRHPLLIVGIADNIRQTLQKFPADVRPHVPVLFTAHSLPERVVAMKDPYPEEVTGTVEAVCEQLGAQPTRFAYQSQGRSDEKWLGPSVEETLADLAREGHRHVLVAPIGFICDHVETLYDIDIELKQQAHTKGMQLERIPMLNASAPMIDIVTSIVEAHESSLVH